A window of the Pristiophorus japonicus isolate sPriJap1 chromosome 13, sPriJap1.hap1, whole genome shotgun sequence genome harbors these coding sequences:
- the LOC139278613 gene encoding ATP-sensitive inward rectifier potassium channel 8-like: protein MLARKSIIPEEYILARIAAENVRQPRYTARPRQARFIAKNGACNAAQKNIREQGRFLQDVFTTLVDLKWRYTLFIFTMSFLCSWLLFAMMWWLLAFAHGDLDHYRSPVVEPCVTKVRSFTSAFLFSIEVQVTIGFGGRMITEECPTAITGLIVQNISGLIINAVMLGCIFMKTAQAHRRAETLIFSRHAVIGLRNGKLCFMFRVGDLRKSMIISASVRMQVVKKTTTTEGEVIPVHQIDILVDNPIDTNSIFLVSPLTICHVIDKRSPLYEISASDLQNQTLEVIVILEGVVETTGITTQARTSYIAEEILWGYRFVPLATEEDGTYSVDYSKFGNRIKVATPRCTARELDEKPSILIQTLQKSELSHQNSLRKRSSMRRNNSMRRNNSSLVVPKVQFFTPEASPDGVDN from the coding sequence ATGTTGGCCAGGAAGAGCATCATCCCAGAGGAATATATTCTGGCCCGAATCGCGGCTGAGAATGTCCGGCAGCCCCGCTACACCGCCCGGCCACGCCAAGCTCGCTTCATCGCCAAGAACGGTGCTTGCAACGCGGCTCAGAAGAACATTCGGGAGCAGGGCCGCTTCCTGCAGGATGTCTTCACCACCCTGGTGGACCTGAAGTGGCGCTACACCCTCTTCATCTTCACCATGTCCTTCCTCTGCAGTTGGCTCCTCTTCGCCATGATGTGGTGGCTGCTGGCGTTCGCCCACGGCGACCTGGACCACTACCGGAGCCCGGTGGTGGAGCCGTGTGTGACCAAAGTGCGCTCCTTCACCTCGGCCTTCCTCTTCTCCATCGAGGTGCAGGTCACCATCGGCTTCGGGGGCAGGATGATCACCGAGGAGTGTCCCACGGCCATCACCGGGCTGATCGTGCAGAACATCTCCGGCCTGATCATCAACGCCGTCATGTTGGGCTGCATCTTCATGAAGACCGCCCAGGCCCACCGCCGGGCCGAGACCCTGATCTTCAGTCGCCACGCCGTCATCGGCTTGAGGAACGGCAAACTGTGCTTCATGTTCAGGGTGGgcgacctgaggaagagcatgatcaTCAGCGCCTCGGTCAggatgcaggtggtgaagaagaccacCACCACCGAGGGAGAGGTCATTCCCGTCCACCAGATCGACATCCTGGTGGACAACCCAATCGACACCAACAGCATCTTCCTGGTGTCCCCGCTCACCATCTGCCACGTTATCGACAAGCGCAGCCCCCTGTACGAGATCTCGGCCAGTGACCTCCAGAACCAGACCCTGGAGGTGATTGTCATACTGGAAGGGGTGGTGGAGACCACGGGCATCACGACCCAGGCCAGGACCTCCTACATCGCCGAGGAGATCCTGTGGGGCTACCGCTTCGTCCCGTTGGCCACCGAGGAGGACGGCACCTACTCGGTGGATTATTCCAAGTTTGGCAACAGGATCAAAGTGGCCACCCCGCGCTGCACTGCCCGAGAACTGGACGAGAAGCCGTCCATCCTGATCCAGACCCTGCAGAAGAGCGAGCTCTCCCACCAGAACTCCCTGAGGAAGCGCAGCTCGATGAGGCGGAACAACTCAATGAGAAGGAACAACTCCTCGCTGGTCGTCCCCAAAGTTCAATTCTTTACACCCGAGGCCAGTCCTGACGGGGTAGATAACTGA